A genomic stretch from Bradyrhizobium sp. 195 includes:
- a CDS encoding ribonuclease activity regulator RraA, producing the protein MSKLSEATRTKLKSVSTATVATALFKRGLRVQMIQDVHPLGADQPAMVGEAFTLRYMPAREDLNTIEVFKDRSHPQRKAVEDCPPGAVLVMDSRKDARAASAGAILVTRLMKRGVAGVVTDGGFRDSAEIAKLGIPAYHHRPSAPTNLTLHQAIEINVPIGCGDAPVFPGDVILGDADGVIVIPAHLADEIANETFEMTAFEDFVTEEVGKGRGIFGLYPATDPQTLTDFAEWRKKNGR; encoded by the coding sequence ATGTCCAAACTTTCCGAAGCCACCCGCACCAAGCTCAAATCCGTCTCCACGGCTACCGTCGCCACCGCTTTGTTCAAGCGCGGCCTGCGCGTCCAGATGATCCAGGATGTGCATCCCCTCGGCGCGGACCAGCCGGCCATGGTCGGTGAAGCCTTCACGCTGCGCTACATGCCGGCGCGCGAGGATCTCAACACGATCGAGGTCTTCAAAGATCGCTCGCATCCGCAGCGCAAGGCGGTCGAGGATTGCCCGCCGGGCGCGGTGCTGGTGATGGACAGCCGCAAGGACGCGCGTGCGGCCTCGGCCGGCGCGATCCTGGTGACGCGGTTGATGAAGCGCGGCGTCGCCGGCGTCGTCACCGACGGCGGCTTTCGCGATTCCGCCGAGATCGCCAAGCTCGGCATCCCCGCCTATCATCATCGCCCCTCGGCGCCGACGAATCTCACGCTGCATCAGGCCATCGAGATCAACGTCCCGATCGGCTGCGGTGATGCGCCGGTGTTTCCCGGCGACGTCATCCTGGGCGATGCCGACGGCGTCATCGTGATCCCCGCGCATCTCGCGGACGAGATCGCCAACGAAACCTTCGAGATGACCGCGTTCGAGGACTTTGTCACCGAGGAAGTCGGCAAGGGTCGCGGCATCTTCGGTCTCTATCCCGCCACCGATCCGCAGACGCTGACCGACTTTGCCGAATGGCGGAAGAAGAACGGCCGGTAA
- a CDS encoding SMP-30/gluconolactonase/LRE family protein, translating into MNFTRRNLVTGAGAAMASTLLARAAGAQSFAFTPNQRYPDPAVQILDPSFTKYRLYSSTVEQVASGMRWAEGPAYFPEGGYLLFSDIPNNRIMKFDEKTGQTSVFRANANYANGNARDRQGRLVTCEHSVTRRITRTEKDGKITVLADKFEGKRLNAPNDIVVKSDDSIWFTDPLFGINGEWEGKKEKAEQATTNVYRIAKDGKISAVLTDLVNPNGLAFSPDEKKLYIVEWKGTPNRSIWSYNVSDDGALSGKTKLIDAADQGSLDGVRVDRDGNLWCGWGSNGALQSEPTDIGGRKVFQLKARSEDLDGVMVFSADGKPLAFIKLPERCANLCFGGPKNNRLYMASSHSVYALYVEAHGAV; encoded by the coding sequence ATGAATTTCACGCGACGGAACCTCGTGACCGGCGCTGGCGCAGCAATGGCGTCCACGCTTCTCGCCCGCGCCGCCGGCGCGCAATCGTTCGCGTTCACGCCGAACCAGCGCTATCCCGATCCCGCCGTCCAGATCCTCGATCCCAGTTTCACAAAGTACCGGCTCTATTCCTCGACGGTCGAGCAGGTTGCTTCAGGCATGCGCTGGGCCGAAGGCCCCGCTTATTTCCCCGAAGGCGGCTATCTGCTGTTCTCCGACATTCCCAACAACCGGATCATGAAGTTCGACGAGAAGACCGGGCAGACCAGCGTGTTCCGCGCCAATGCCAATTACGCCAACGGCAATGCCCGGGATCGCCAGGGCCGCCTCGTCACCTGCGAGCATTCCGTCACCCGTCGCATCACCCGCACCGAGAAGGACGGCAAGATCACCGTGCTCGCCGACAAGTTCGAGGGCAAGCGGCTGAACGCGCCGAACGACATCGTGGTGAAGTCCGACGACAGCATCTGGTTCACCGATCCGCTGTTCGGCATCAATGGCGAGTGGGAAGGCAAGAAGGAAAAGGCCGAGCAGGCCACCACCAACGTCTACCGCATCGCCAAGGACGGCAAGATTAGCGCGGTCCTCACTGACCTCGTCAATCCCAACGGTCTTGCCTTCTCGCCCGACGAGAAGAAGCTCTACATCGTCGAATGGAAGGGCACGCCGAACCGCAGCATCTGGAGCTACAATGTCAGCGACGATGGCGCGCTCAGCGGCAAGACCAAGCTGATCGACGCCGCCGACCAGGGATCGCTCGACGGTGTCCGCGTCGACCGCGACGGCAATCTCTGGTGCGGCTGGGGCTCCAACGGCGCGCTGCAATCCGAGCCCACCGATATCGGCGGCCGCAAGGTGTTTCAGCTCAAGGCCAGGTCCGAAGATCTCGACGGCGTGATGGTGTTCAGCGCGGACGGCAAGCCGCTCGCCTTCATCAAGCTGCCCGAGCGCTGCGCCAATCTCTGCTTCGGC